A region from the Arthrobacter gengyunqii genome encodes:
- a CDS encoding MFS transporter: MADLPSAGVPAGALSGSAGGGTALPSMKERQKVLGASLVGTAIEWYDFFIYGSAAALIFGPQFFPTENPMAGTLAAFASFAVGFLARPLGGLMMGHFGDRIGRKSMLLVSMLLMGIATVAIGLLPTYATIGIWAPILLVTFRLLQGIGVGGEWGGAVLMAVEYSPTNRRSFYGSFPQMGLPVGIIGANVVFVIVTNILAPEAFQSWGWRVPFLFSAVLILIALWMRLKIEDSPAFKAVKQDKKDVKAPILNLFRNHTGTVLLAGVVSIAAPAIGYLYSVYMLSYGTSTLGLERNTMLMLIIFGAVCHLVTIALGAVLADRFAQKPVFLWGAALLTVWSFPFFWLVDTGRPLNIALAFAVILLGQSLMAGPQAALIAELFPAEVRYSGASTAYQIGSILGGGFMPLIATGLYAAFNSSTPIAVYLLLMGLISFAAMAVLKVGRYPASADAGEVPGAEPEQLRARGGRA, from the coding sequence ATGGCTGATCTGCCTTCAGCCGGTGTACCGGCAGGGGCGCTGTCCGGCAGCGCGGGCGGGGGCACGGCGCTGCCCTCCATGAAGGAGCGGCAGAAAGTACTGGGTGCCAGCCTGGTGGGCACGGCCATCGAGTGGTACGACTTCTTCATTTACGGGTCGGCGGCGGCCCTCATCTTTGGGCCCCAGTTCTTTCCCACCGAAAACCCGATGGCCGGAACACTTGCCGCTTTTGCCTCCTTTGCGGTGGGCTTCCTGGCCCGGCCCCTGGGCGGTCTGATGATGGGGCACTTCGGAGACCGGATCGGGCGCAAGTCCATGCTGCTGGTCTCCATGCTGCTGATGGGCATCGCCACGGTGGCCATCGGGCTGCTTCCCACGTACGCCACGATCGGCATTTGGGCGCCCATCCTGCTCGTGACTTTCCGGCTGCTCCAAGGCATTGGTGTCGGTGGCGAATGGGGCGGCGCGGTGCTCATGGCGGTGGAATATTCGCCGACCAACAGGCGGTCCTTCTACGGATCATTCCCGCAGATGGGGCTGCCGGTGGGCATCATCGGAGCCAACGTGGTGTTTGTCATTGTCACGAATATCCTGGCTCCTGAAGCCTTCCAGTCCTGGGGCTGGCGAGTGCCCTTCCTCTTCAGCGCGGTCCTGATCCTGATTGCCCTCTGGATGCGCCTGAAGATCGAAGACTCGCCGGCGTTCAAGGCGGTGAAGCAGGATAAGAAGGACGTCAAAGCTCCCATTCTGAACCTGTTCCGGAACCACACGGGCACCGTTCTCCTCGCAGGCGTTGTCTCTATCGCCGCTCCGGCCATCGGCTACCTGTATTCCGTCTACATGCTGTCCTACGGAACCAGTACCCTGGGGCTCGAACGAAACACCATGCTGATGCTCATCATCTTCGGTGCTGTGTGCCATCTGGTGACGATTGCCCTCGGCGCGGTGCTGGCCGACAGATTCGCGCAGAAGCCGGTCTTCCTCTGGGGAGCGGCGCTCCTCACCGTCTGGTCCTTCCCCTTCTTTTGGCTCGTGGACACCGGCAGGCCCCTGAACATTGCCCTTGCCTTTGCCGTGATCCTGCTGGGCCAGTCGCTGATGGCAGGGCCGCAGGCCGCCCTGATCGCGGAGCTCTTTCCCGCTGAAGTCCGCTACAGCGGCGCCTCCACGGCGTACCAGATCGGTTCCATCCTGGGCGGCGGTTTCATGCCCCTCATCGCCACCGGGCTGTACGCGGCTTTCAATTCGTCGACGCCGATCGCCGTCTATCTGCTTCTCATGGGCCTGATCAGCTTTGCTGCGATGGCCGTGCTCAAAGTGGGGCGGTACCCCGCCTCCGCTGATGCCGGCGAGGTGCCGGGAGCAGAACCCGAGCAGCTGCGGGCACGGGGAGGCCGGGCATGA
- a CDS encoding alpha/beta hydrolase — protein MSNLVLVPGAWHGGWCWQRVVPALQEAGHRVYTPTLSGVSDRAHLISPSIGVETHVEDIVRLMETYDLDNVTLVGHSYAGQVITGVADRVPDRLARRVHLDGFIGDGRPAIDLLPDSVAHHYRESVESAGFGWLIPPRPLEKLGISEAADHQWLAPRLTPHPWKTYTDPLLLTGAYADVPGVFIECVAWMRVFESFARQASADGWETHELESGHEAMVTAPKALASVLLKIVG, from the coding sequence ATGAGCAATCTTGTCCTGGTGCCCGGAGCCTGGCACGGCGGCTGGTGCTGGCAGCGGGTGGTGCCCGCCCTGCAGGAAGCCGGGCACCGGGTCTATACGCCCACGCTGTCCGGTGTCTCGGACCGCGCGCATCTGATCAGTCCGTCCATCGGAGTGGAGACGCACGTCGAAGACATCGTCCGGCTGATGGAAACGTACGATCTCGACAACGTCACCCTGGTCGGCCACAGCTATGCCGGCCAGGTCATCACGGGTGTGGCCGACCGGGTTCCGGACCGGTTGGCCCGACGGGTGCATCTGGACGGCTTCATCGGCGACGGACGCCCGGCGATTGACCTTCTTCCCGACAGTGTGGCGCACCATTACCGGGAGTCGGTCGAATCCGCCGGGTTCGGCTGGCTGATTCCCCCGAGGCCGCTGGAAAAACTTGGCATATCGGAGGCCGCGGACCATCAGTGGCTGGCGCCGAGGCTGACCCCGCATCCGTGGAAGACGTATACGGACCCGCTGCTGCTCACCGGAGCCTATGCGGACGTGCCCGGAGTCTTTATTGAATGCGTCGCCTGGATGCGGGTTTTCGAGTCTTTTGCCCGCCAGGCCAGCGCGGACGGCTGGGAAACCCACGAACTGGAGAGCGGACATGAGGCGATGGTGACTGCGCCCAAGGCCCTGGCATCGGTACTGCTGAAGATTGTCGGCTGA
- a CDS encoding muconolactone Delta-isomerase, translated as MEFLVRFETALPDSFTAEQVAGLKESERERAMELRKDGALKRLWRVPGRRAVVGLWEAADATELHHALSSLPQFPWMDVQVEPLATHPQEQG; from the coding sequence ATGGAATTTTTGGTTCGATTCGAAACGGCGCTGCCGGACTCGTTCACAGCAGAACAGGTTGCCGGGCTCAAAGAATCTGAGCGGGAGCGGGCCATGGAACTCCGTAAGGACGGAGCGTTGAAGCGGCTGTGGCGCGTTCCGGGGCGGCGCGCCGTCGTCGGGCTGTGGGAAGCGGCGGACGCCACCGAACTCCACCACGCACTCTCTTCCCTGCCGCAGTTCCCCTGGATGGACGTGCAGGTCGAACCGCTGGCCACCCATCCCCAGGAGCAGGGATGA
- a CDS encoding SDR family NAD(P)-dependent oxidoreductase: MTSAGGQLPGRVVIVTGAAGGLGRAIAQRFADEGSTVAVLDIKKPESALGEGEHFFPCDVTVKPEVDRAVQEIAARFGGVDVVVNNAGLLSGRGSFQDVTPEEMHRYFAVNAVAPLIVTQAVHPHLLESAFRGRVINVASRTFFTGNAGQAAYIASKGALLGLTRVLANELGEDRITVNAIVPAQVATPGTTAHSGRDVFSSTMSRQAIREFVTPEAFAGLALFLASADAALITGQTMICDGGGLMR; this comes from the coding sequence ATGACCTCAGCAGGCGGGCAACTCCCCGGCCGGGTCGTGATCGTCACCGGCGCAGCGGGCGGGCTGGGCAGGGCCATCGCCCAACGGTTCGCGGATGAGGGCAGCACAGTGGCTGTCCTGGACATCAAGAAACCGGAATCGGCGCTGGGAGAGGGCGAACACTTCTTTCCGTGCGACGTGACGGTGAAACCGGAGGTTGACCGTGCGGTTCAGGAGATAGCCGCGCGCTTCGGCGGGGTGGACGTGGTGGTCAACAACGCCGGGCTGCTCAGCGGCCGAGGGAGCTTCCAGGACGTCACCCCGGAAGAAATGCACCGTTACTTTGCGGTCAATGCGGTGGCGCCCCTGATTGTCACCCAGGCCGTTCATCCGCATCTGTTGGAGAGTGCCTTCCGCGGGCGGGTGATCAACGTTGCCTCCCGCACCTTTTTCACGGGCAACGCCGGCCAGGCGGCTTACATTGCATCCAAAGGGGCGCTGCTGGGGCTGACCAGGGTGCTCGCCAATGAGCTGGGGGAGGACCGCATCACCGTCAACGCGATTGTGCCGGCTCAGGTTGCCACCCCGGGGACGACGGCGCATTCCGGCCGGGATGTCTTTTCCTCCACCATGTCCCGGCAAGCCATCCGGGAGTTCGTCACCCCGGAGGCTTTCGCCGGCCTGGCCCTGTTCCTTGCCTCAGCCGACGCTGCCCTGATCACGGGGCAGACGATGATCTGCGACGGCGGAGGCCTCATGAGGTGA
- a CDS encoding PIG-L deacetylase family protein, which translates to MTQQKQSLVVFSAHSGDFVWRAGGAIALSASRGDDVHVICLSFGERGESQGLWRREGMTLDEAKRIRREEAAQAAETLGADIDFLDLGDYPLRVDDAAFSRVVELLRLYRPDTIITHVANDPYNRDHNLAHETLLQARMVAQAMGHLTDNPPIGAPQVLMFEPHQPEMCGFSVDLLLDITEVFDRKQAAMKCMGAQDHLVDYYTELAGRRGVQAVRNGGAKSITHAEAHARLFPVVGSELI; encoded by the coding sequence ATGACCCAGCAGAAACAATCCCTTGTAGTTTTCAGTGCCCACTCCGGTGACTTCGTGTGGCGGGCGGGAGGGGCCATCGCCCTCTCCGCTTCCCGGGGCGACGACGTTCACGTCATTTGCCTGAGTTTCGGCGAGCGGGGCGAATCCCAGGGCCTCTGGCGCAGGGAGGGCATGACCCTTGACGAGGCAAAACGGATTCGGCGGGAAGAGGCAGCGCAGGCGGCGGAGACCCTGGGCGCCGACATCGATTTTCTGGATCTGGGGGACTACCCGCTTCGGGTCGATGACGCGGCCTTCAGCCGCGTCGTTGAACTGCTGCGCCTGTACAGGCCGGACACCATCATTACGCATGTAGCGAATGACCCGTACAACCGGGACCACAACTTGGCGCATGAGACCCTGCTGCAAGCACGGATGGTGGCACAGGCCATGGGACACCTCACTGACAACCCTCCGATCGGCGCGCCGCAGGTGTTGATGTTCGAGCCCCATCAGCCGGAGATGTGCGGCTTCTCGGTGGATCTTCTCCTTGACATCACTGAGGTTTTTGACCGCAAGCAGGCAGCGATGAAGTGCATGGGCGCCCAGGACCATCTGGTGGATTACTACACGGAGCTGGCGGGCCGCCGCGGCGTGCAGGCCGTGCGCAACGGCGGCGCGAAATCCATCACCCACGCGGAAGCCCATGCCCGCCTGTTTCCGGTGGTTGGGAGTGAACTGATATGA
- a CDS encoding 4-carboxy-4-hydroxy-2-oxoadipate aldolase/oxaloacetate decarboxylase — protein sequence MSHRIVRTTAGPDRETLAALGRLGVSTVHEAMGRRGLVEPVLKPIYPGARIAGRAVTVLSHPGDNLMIHAAIEQCGEGDVLVVTTTSPSTDGMFGDLFATALMARGTVGLIINAGVRDVADLTAMGFPVWSKAVHSQGTNKLNPGSINVPIMLPGISVLPGDAVVADDDGVLIVPLAEAADAAVKAQRRQDNEAEKREQFRAGILGLDLYDLRPKLKELGVEYVDQ from the coding sequence ATGAGCCACCGGATTGTACGGACAACGGCAGGCCCCGACCGCGAAACTCTGGCTGCCCTGGGACGGCTGGGCGTCTCCACTGTTCACGAAGCAATGGGCCGCCGCGGACTGGTGGAACCCGTGCTGAAACCGATCTACCCCGGTGCCCGCATCGCCGGGCGGGCGGTGACGGTGCTGAGCCATCCCGGTGACAACCTCATGATCCACGCCGCCATCGAACAGTGCGGGGAGGGCGATGTGCTGGTCGTGACCACTACGTCCCCCTCCACAGACGGCATGTTCGGTGACTTGTTCGCTACGGCACTGATGGCCCGCGGAACGGTGGGACTGATCATCAACGCCGGTGTTCGGGACGTGGCCGACCTGACGGCCATGGGGTTCCCGGTCTGGTCCAAAGCGGTGCATTCCCAGGGCACCAACAAGCTGAACCCCGGGTCCATCAACGTTCCGATCATGCTGCCCGGCATATCCGTGCTGCCCGGAGACGCCGTCGTGGCCGACGACGACGGCGTCCTGATCGTTCCGCTGGCGGAGGCTGCGGATGCCGCGGTCAAGGCGCAGCGGCGCCAGGACAACGAGGCCGAGAAGCGTGAGCAGTTCAGGGCAGGGATCCTGGGACTTGATCTGTACGATCTCCGGCCCAAGTTGAAGGAGCTGGGAGTGGAGTACGTGGACCAGTAG
- a CDS encoding GAF domain-containing sensor histidine kinase, whose protein sequence is MRSGNADLWPVGLALIDDSGKVVEINAAGEEILGCSGPSLLEGLWGAPSMLGETGPASGPGWSTGWIEVSGTPRELAYRMQPSDGRHAVVFHDVTARRQRERRAAAVARTAARVASERSLPATLNALAREILQADGLAGVQVLTNGYSEDKLHMLGMAGFPSARSNSFHSLLMECRELGADLRMLDVFESGKPVVIPHRYAAIMSNPAWQPLHELHRYPEWDAFASIPINVRQNTIGILNVFVKPGKEIDDEAVDFLSSMADQAGLAIDYASLLEEERAAAHREERQRLARDLHDSVVQQIFSMGMLTQTLTVLLDGDNVAAGDPRARSITEELGTITGSVLKDLRGLVAQLRPSAIEGVGLHGGLTKLAATTHRQTGVKFELHLDPGLDDIDGELGEDLYHVAAEAVHNAVKHSPADLLDVRCAVEGGRIVLTVRDNGGPHGHDLTAATAAQDGHGLGFMRQRIVRWQGSFEVGRSFGNVGTVVRASVPFMVDNRFQEEE, encoded by the coding sequence GTGCGGAGCGGAAATGCGGACCTGTGGCCGGTGGGCCTTGCCCTCATTGATGACAGCGGAAAAGTCGTGGAGATCAACGCTGCCGGCGAGGAAATCCTGGGCTGCAGCGGACCGTCGCTGCTCGAGGGCCTGTGGGGGGCGCCTTCAATGCTCGGAGAAACAGGTCCGGCCAGCGGGCCAGGCTGGAGCACGGGGTGGATAGAGGTGTCCGGAACACCCCGTGAGCTGGCTTATCGGATGCAGCCGTCGGACGGCCGGCACGCGGTGGTTTTCCACGATGTCACCGCACGCCGGCAGCGTGAGCGGCGGGCAGCGGCCGTGGCGCGGACTGCTGCGCGCGTGGCCTCTGAACGGTCGCTTCCGGCAACACTCAATGCCCTGGCCCGCGAGATCCTGCAGGCCGACGGATTGGCCGGTGTCCAAGTGCTGACAAACGGGTACTCCGAGGACAAGCTGCACATGCTGGGCATGGCCGGCTTCCCCTCGGCCCGGAGCAATTCCTTCCATTCCCTGCTGATGGAGTGCCGGGAGCTGGGTGCGGACCTGCGCATGCTTGACGTCTTTGAATCCGGGAAACCGGTGGTTATTCCGCACCGCTACGCCGCCATCATGTCCAATCCCGCGTGGCAGCCACTGCACGAACTGCACCGGTATCCCGAGTGGGATGCCTTCGCCTCCATTCCGATCAACGTGCGGCAGAACACGATTGGCATCCTCAACGTCTTTGTGAAGCCCGGGAAGGAGATCGACGACGAGGCGGTCGACTTCCTGTCATCCATGGCCGACCAGGCGGGGCTGGCCATTGATTATGCGTCGCTGCTCGAGGAGGAACGCGCCGCAGCCCACCGGGAGGAACGGCAACGCCTGGCCCGGGACCTTCACGACTCGGTGGTGCAGCAAATCTTCTCCATGGGCATGCTCACCCAAACGCTCACTGTGCTGCTTGACGGGGACAACGTTGCTGCCGGTGACCCCCGCGCACGGTCGATCACGGAGGAACTGGGAACCATCACGGGGTCGGTGCTGAAAGACCTGCGGGGCCTCGTGGCGCAACTGCGGCCGAGCGCCATCGAGGGGGTGGGCCTGCACGGCGGGCTCACCAAACTGGCTGCCACCACGCACCGGCAGACCGGCGTGAAGTTTGAGCTGCATCTTGACCCGGGGCTTGACGACATTGACGGGGAGCTGGGCGAGGACCTTTACCATGTGGCTGCTGAAGCGGTACACAACGCCGTGAAACACTCGCCGGCGGATCTGTTGGATGTTCGGTGCGCCGTCGAAGGCGGGCGGATCGTGCTGACGGTGCGGGACAACGGCGGTCCGCACGGGCACGACCTCACCGCCGCAACCGCGGCGCAGGACGGACACGGGCTGGGTTTCATGCGTCAGCGCATCGTGCGCTGGCAGGGCTCGTTTGAGGTGGGCCGCAGTTTTGGAAATGTTGGCACGGTGGTGCGTGCCAGTGTTCCTTTTATGGTCGACAACCGGTTTCAGGAAGAAGAGTGA
- a CDS encoding response regulator transcription factor has translation MKDPQTLKVLIVDDHAVARRGISAYLDVLDDIEAVGQAVDGQDALEQLADLAVHGGLPDVVLLDLMMPRLDGTAALPEIRRRYPGVKVVVLTSFGEAERMNTVMQLGASGYLLKDAGAQEVAAAIRAAARDEVFIDTSMARKFAQMMRSPGAGISSLTERERTVLQLVGAGKSNREIAKDLFISERTARTHVSNVLGKLNVSSRTQAALLAVNAGLTAPTA, from the coding sequence ATGAAGGATCCGCAGACCTTGAAAGTGCTGATTGTTGACGATCACGCCGTTGCGCGACGTGGCATCTCGGCCTATCTGGATGTCCTGGATGACATTGAAGCGGTGGGACAAGCCGTGGACGGACAGGACGCCTTGGAGCAGCTTGCCGACCTGGCAGTCCACGGGGGGCTGCCCGACGTCGTTCTCCTGGACCTCATGATGCCCCGCTTGGACGGTACCGCCGCCCTGCCGGAAATCCGGCGAAGGTACCCCGGCGTCAAGGTGGTTGTCCTCACCAGCTTCGGGGAAGCGGAGCGGATGAACACCGTGATGCAGCTGGGAGCATCCGGGTACCTGCTCAAAGACGCGGGCGCCCAGGAGGTGGCCGCAGCTATCCGCGCCGCCGCCCGGGACGAAGTCTTTATCGATACTTCAATGGCCCGGAAATTTGCGCAGATGATGCGCTCGCCCGGGGCGGGAATTTCGTCCCTGACCGAGCGGGAGCGGACTGTCCTTCAACTGGTCGGCGCCGGGAAATCCAACCGCGAAATAGCCAAGGACCTGTTTATCAGCGAACGCACGGCGCGCACGCACGTTTCCAACGTTCTCGGGAAACTGAATGTGTCCTCCCGGACCCAGGCCGCCCTCCTTGCCGTCAACGCGGGGCTGACCGCGCCCACCGCCTGA